The DNA region CAGGTATTTGATACTCAGGTCAATCCCCGCCGTGATTTCCACGCAATGCTTGAATATGCATAGCCAGTTTCACCGTTCGGGGGGATATTACCTATAGCAGTGAAACTGCAGCCTCCGAGGCCCAGTCATCAGTTTAGCGGCGAAACAGGTTCTCGACTCCTCTGTAAGTCTTCTCGCTGCGGCGGCGGATTCCCCAACTTCTATATGATTGTTTTCTTCATCAACGCAGAGTCTAACCTCGAACACGGGCCGCTCGCCGGTGCTCATAATCTTTCAGACTGATGGCCTCTTCCTCCGGTGCAGAGAGGCATTCCTTCATGGGCAGCATGTCCTTCAGGGCTTCGATCTTCCTCATCAATGCCCCGTATTCATCATAGCGTGCAATAACAGCCTTTGGTTTGCCATACTGGGTGACGTGCAGGGGCACACCCTGTTGCTCCAGTTCAGCTATCAGAGCACCCGGCTTCACCTTGAGCTCACTGGGGGTCACGATGCGAGTAGGCATGAGAACAACACCTCCTCGCT from Chloroflexota bacterium includes:
- a CDS encoding type II toxin-antitoxin system Phd/YefM family antitoxin, which produces MPTRIVTPSELKVKPGALIAELEQQGVPLHVTQYGKPKAVIARYDEYGALMRKIEALKDMLPMKECLSAPEEEAISLKDYEHRRAARVRG